ATCAAGTTAACTAAGATAAGTGCAAGGTGTTCTTGCATATTCTTACATACCTTATACTTGTGTAGTGTGGACCCGTCTGATCATGCCATCATGGCCCATGGGTCTAAGATAATTGCAAGGCCATTGTTACATGCATCTTAGTATAGGCCTCAGTTGGAATCTTAGTTATCGTGAGTCTTGACTGAGAAAAAAAGAGGGTCGTCTATGAACTCTGAGGATTTTCTACAAATTTGATAGCCTGCATTCAGGAAGGCATAGGCAGCCTTTATATTCCATGCATGTGACCACTAACCAGTTTTACTATAGAACATGTTCCATTGTCAGGCTTCTTGGTTGCTTCCTAGTAGAGCTAGCAAAATGGCCAGGCCCTCACGTGCTATGAATTTTGACGGACTAAGATGGGCCGCCTTTCATTTGAAAGGGCCTTAAAAATGCCAGTCCAGCCCTAAGCGGGCAGCGGTCCAGAATGGACCTTcagtttatttatttttaaaagttatAAAACATGTCCAATATAATCATTACCACTGCTGCTACATGCACCTTTTCCGGTCTTTTTTGATAGTTGAGACATCGTGAGAGTATAGGTTTCTCAAAAGATGATTGTCATGGATTTATGGTTACCTTTTTGTTATGGCTATCAAGAAAGGCTCACATTTCTACTGTTTCATAGATCACATAAAGAAGATGAAATATAAAAAAATGTTAAAACTGACTCTGCAACATTGCAACGATATGCATTTTTATCATGTGTATAGACTAAGACCAGAATACCTAACCGCTATCCTTTGGGAACTAGAGATTCCAGGCTTGTGAGACCGGAAAGAATAGAATATTTTTTGACACAGGATTCAAAGGATGAGATGAGTAGGCACATTAAATTATCTTACAAATTTCTGTGTAATCAAAATCTAGGAATTCAAGTGCAGGAAGAAACACatttaaagaaaaacaaacaaaagCATAAGGTAGCATTAGTTGTAGGCTACTGATTGCGTTTAGCCTTGGTTCTAAGAACTTTTACTATTTTCCTTTTACCTTTTTCTTTGAaatatattaattatttgattATTTCTATTTGGCCTCACACGCTGGCCTCGGCTCAGCCTCAAGGGCGGACGGGCTGATTGTGGTGGTGCTTTGAAGCCTCAGTCTAAACTGGCTAAAAAAACCTTAGCCCACCCCTACCCAAGTTACGGGTTGGGTTAGGCCGGCCTCACGGGCCAACCCCATTTTGACGGCTCTACTTCCTTGCGTGTATCAAGAAACATCAACTGGCCAGTTGTGACTCCCAGATCTGCTAAACATAATCCTTTACTATGTGGTTATTGTCATTTTCTTCTCATTTCTACTTAATTTCTGATCTTTATTGCTTTTGTTTTCCGTGGCATGGAATCTAAAATCATTGAAGACAGTTAAAAATTTTTTAGGAGAAAGGTGAAAGAAGAGAGTGCCTCTTTCAACCCTTTTAATTGCCCAACTCTTTTTCTCCCTATTCCTCGGTAATGTCATAGTGTAGTATCTTACAATTGCCCACTCCTTGTCTCTCACTAAATCAGGTAGGTTAAGGAGTGGGCAACACTTTGCTGACTATCCGACCTTTCATGTACAGAATGCTAGTTGGCACCCCAACGTTGTTTAGGTTATGTGTCCAATATGTTGTGCATGTCATGTGCCCGTAACTTATCAGGTGTGGTGTCTTAGTTTTAGTTGCTTTATGAAAACTTTAACATTTCTTATAAAGTTATCTTTTAAGGTTTAGTCTATTTTTTCCTCTTATTTTGTTTAATTTGGGCGTTTGAATTTGCTCAGTGAGCATATATAATTTGCTTCCCATTTGACCGTCTCACATTTTTTCTTCTCCTTATTTTTCAAAAGAAATCTGTTTCTTGTTACAATCTTGTGTGAATTTGTTTCAGCTCGTCTTTCATCCATGCAGAATAAATATATTGTGCTGCATTTTTAAAGCTAACAACAGATGCACctaagggtgtggcctagtggtcaatgaagtgggtgagaaaggttcaaatcccagcggaggCAAAAACACTATGTGATTTTGTGCCATATGTCCAAGCCTTGGTGAACATAGTTATCtggtatcccgtggaattagtcgaggtgtgttcacgctggcccggacaccacggttgttgaaaaaagaaaaactaacaATAGATGTCTCTTTTCTCCTTGAACGCACAGCATATGCATCGTAAGCTGGTTTTCTTTCCCATAAAACTGCATAAAAAATGAGTATAAAGTAGCTCCTAACATTCTGTTGAAAATCATGAGTTGAGCAAAATAAGCTTATGGATGTTTGTTATATGAGAAGATAACACCTCACTTGGCACTACTATCTGATCAGGCTTCTCCTTGGAAAGCTCTTGAGAAAACCATGGGAAATTTGAAGAAGGAACCGTCAGTTGAGGATTTATTGAAGCAACAGATAAGAAAACAAGAATATTATGAAGGAGGGGATGGGGGTGGAGATCGCCCaggtggtggtggtggaggaGGCAGTGACGGTTCTGGTGAGCCAGATGAAGGTATTCCAGGGATCTTGGATGAGCTAGTACAAGCAGTCTTGGCAACTATGGgcttcatatttttggtaattgccccctccccctccccctcaccCTCATCGATATTTTGTGCACAGATATATGTATACTTCTGgagctcactatttatattcCTTTAGATGGTGTTACCCTAAAAAGGCAATCCTTGCAGGTTAACTTAGCTAGTGATTTGTTATGTTGTTGCCTTATCCAAAACTTATTCTAACTTTACTAAATACCTTTTTGTCTAAACCCTTTCTGGTGAGTCATGGACCAGTTAGAGTTGTAGCTTGACCTACTGAATAAAGAGAAACAGCCAATGATAATCATGTATTCTATGTTTAGCCTTTGATAGATCTTCCGCCCAATTTCTCATCTGATGGGAGTGGAGGGCTTCAAATAAAGAAAATGTTTTGAAAGGGTTTCAAACCAAGCACAAGTGTCTGCTTGTTGTCGTAATAGCACATGAAACAAGTTGTTAACTGTTACGTGTAATTTGCTTACTCTTGACTGTTAAGTTGTACTTCATTTCAGTACATCTACATAATTGAAGGCGAGGAGATCAATGTGTTCACAAAGGACATTCTCAAGTTTATCTTTCTAAGGCAAAAGAGTATTCGTCTAGGGAGAACAATCGCACGGTGGGAAAGCTACTTCAGAAGCCTGACTGAGAAGAAAGAAGATCCATATTGGTTGGAAAGTGA
This sequence is a window from Nicotiana tomentosiformis chromosome 5, ASM39032v3, whole genome shotgun sequence. Protein-coding genes within it:
- the LOC104098809 gene encoding uncharacterized protein isoform X1, with the protein product MSCVRINSCHPACDFNASFPSFTAPKRTSKLSTLSSTYLGTRLPKISLNAKVGVYRPQLCKTVCLFGGKGKASNDNEASPWKALEKTMGNLKKEPSVEDLLKQQIRKQEYYEGGDGGGDRPGGGGGGGSDGSGEPDEGIPGILDELVQAVLATMGFIFLYIYIIEGEEINVFTKDILKFIFLRQKSIRLGRTIARWESYFRSLTEKKEDPYWLESEIINTTTWYDSPAKYRSILRRLESSSYY
- the LOC104098809 gene encoding uncharacterized protein isoform X2, which translates into the protein MKWVRKVQIPAEAKTLCDFVPYVQALVNIVIWYPVELVEASPWKALEKTMGNLKKEPSVEDLLKQQIRKQEYYEGGDGGGDRPGGGGGGGSDGSGEPDEGIPGILDELVQAVLATMGFIFLYIYIIEGEEINVFTKDILKFIFLRQKSIRLGRTIARWESYFRSLTEKKEDPYWLESEIINTTTWYDSPAKYRSILRRLESSSYY